Proteins encoded by one window of Roseibium sp. Sym1:
- a CDS encoding carbohydrate ABC transporter permease, translated as MSSHDQTSTSSGPPKGIGPMQRREMWLAYMMLAPTFAIILMIVAGPLMANFWISVKPVQLADLRPPTVLVNERARGRPEAAGDSATLEYRLRNSSQDEEIRNVVLTDEIPAGFELGALPEPCSVTGSVLTCDLGTVEPGWRDRLQLEGTVSDAFLSADRPERASEPQIAGEANNVLTNFDFTLENFRRIFNADEFWSVLRVTFYYTIFGTGGALVLGLFAAQLLNTVFPGRGVLRGLFLFPYVSPVIAVAFTWVVLFDPFSGTLNALLTKMGVVADPINFFGQRAVEFSFFGLSMEFPLALTTVIAFEAWRYFPLSFLFILARMQSINTDMYEAAEMDGATPLQQFWYLSLPQLMGILSVLFLLRFIWTFNKFDDIFLLTGGNAGTRTLTVDVYEQGFALSNLGAGAAVAVVVFVVLVTFATLFIRFSPKEEGL; from the coding sequence ATGAGTTCACACGATCAGACATCCACATCGTCCGGCCCGCCCAAGGGCATTGGCCCCATGCAGCGGCGCGAGATGTGGCTGGCCTACATGATGCTGGCGCCGACCTTTGCCATCATCCTGATGATCGTCGCCGGTCCGCTGATGGCCAATTTCTGGATCAGCGTGAAACCGGTTCAACTTGCCGATCTCAGGCCGCCCACCGTGCTGGTGAACGAGCGGGCGCGTGGCCGGCCGGAAGCCGCCGGCGACAGCGCCACACTGGAATACCGCCTGCGCAACTCGTCCCAGGACGAAGAGATCCGCAATGTCGTCCTGACCGACGAGATTCCGGCAGGATTCGAGCTCGGCGCCCTGCCGGAGCCATGCTCTGTCACCGGAAGTGTGCTGACCTGTGACCTGGGTACCGTCGAGCCCGGCTGGCGCGACCGGCTGCAGCTTGAAGGAACGGTAAGCGATGCGTTCCTGTCTGCCGACCGTCCCGAGCGGGCAAGCGAGCCGCAGATCGCCGGCGAGGCCAACAACGTCCTCACCAATTTCGATTTCACGCTTGAGAATTTCCGCAGGATTTTCAATGCCGACGAATTCTGGTCCGTGCTGCGGGTGACCTTCTATTACACGATTTTCGGCACCGGCGGCGCGCTGGTGCTCGGCCTGTTTGCCGCCCAGTTGCTCAACACGGTGTTTCCGGGACGTGGCGTCCTGCGCGGCCTGTTCCTGTTTCCCTATGTCTCGCCGGTGATCGCGGTCGCCTTCACCTGGGTGGTGCTGTTCGATCCGTTTTCCGGAACCCTGAACGCGCTGCTGACAAAGATGGGCGTCGTCGCCGACCCGATCAATTTCTTCGGTCAGCGGGCGGTCGAGTTCTCGTTCTTCGGCTTGTCCATGGAATTTCCGCTGGCGCTGACGACCGTGATCGCCTTTGAGGCCTGGCGCTATTTCCCGTTGTCCTTCCTGTTCATCCTTGCGCGCATGCAGTCGATCAACACGGACATGTACGAGGCCGCCGAAATGGACGGCGCGACACCTCTGCAGCAATTCTGGTACCTGTCGCTGCCGCAGCTGATGGGCATCCTGTCGGTCCTGTTCCTGCTGCGCTTCATCTGGACCTTCAACAAGTTCGACGACATCTTCCTGCTGACCGGCGGCAATGCGGGCACGCGTACGCTGACCGTCGATGTCTATGAGCAGGGCTTCGCGCTCTCCAACCTGGGAGCGGGCGCGGCCGTCGCCGTCGTCGTCTTCGTGGTGCTGGTCACCTTCGCCACCCTGTTCATCCGCTTCTCGCCGAAGGAGGAAGGGCTATGA